A single Myxococcales bacterium DNA region contains:
- a CDS encoding fasciclin domain-containing protein, with protein sequence MCKPKHHLWALLASAAFLTGACSDDDDTVTPPTSQNIVQVAAANPDFSSLVAAVTKAELVTTLSGPGPFTVFAPTNAAFAALLTQLGTTLDGLTKEQLTPILTYHVLSGQVGSQQVVGLKGAATVNGADIRIRTQAGQVFLTAGNGNDIRVTTTDIQASNGIIHVIDKVMLPPKDIPGVATDTPSLSTLVAALTKANLVGALKAPGPFTVFAPTNEAFAALLASNPAWTTLDDIPAATLDEVLKYHVVPMTKAYSETVVTLTKVSTLAGKDVTIDASAGVKLNGTTNVTLVDVLASNGVVHVIDKVLLPPAAPAPQPQPQTIVDVAVSKPELSSLVAAVQKAELVTTLSGAGPFTVFAPTNEAFTALLAALNTSLDALTKEALTPILTYHVVSGAVKAAQVVGLKGATTVNGADIRIRVDGDKVFLTAGNGADIQVTMTDIEASNGVIHVINKVMVPPKTIPEVATANPNFSSLVAALERANLVTALQAPGPFTVFAPTNEAFAALLASNPAWTTLNDIPLETLVAVLQYHVVPGTKAYSETVVTLPKVSTLLTGKDVTIDASAGVKLNGTTTVTATDVLASNGVIHVIDKVLLPPN encoded by the coding sequence ATGTGCAAACCTAAACATCACCTCTGGGCCCTCCTGGCTTCCGCTGCCTTCCTGACCGGCGCCTGCAGCGACGACGACGACACGGTTACGCCGCCGACGTCTCAAAACATCGTTCAGGTCGCCGCCGCCAACCCGGACTTTTCGTCCTTGGTGGCCGCGGTCACGAAAGCCGAGCTGGTCACCACCTTGAGCGGCCCGGGGCCCTTCACCGTCTTTGCCCCCACGAACGCGGCGTTCGCCGCCCTGCTTACGCAGCTGGGGACCACGCTCGATGGGCTCACGAAGGAGCAACTGACGCCGATTTTGACCTATCACGTGCTGAGCGGCCAAGTGGGATCGCAGCAGGTGGTGGGCCTCAAGGGTGCCGCCACGGTCAATGGCGCCGACATCCGCATCCGCACCCAGGCCGGTCAGGTGTTCCTCACCGCCGGCAACGGTAACGACATCCGGGTGACCACCACCGACATCCAGGCGTCGAACGGCATCATTCACGTCATCGACAAGGTCATGCTGCCACCGAAGGACATCCCGGGCGTGGCCACCGACACCCCAAGCCTAAGCACGCTCGTTGCGGCGCTCACCAAAGCCAATTTGGTAGGTGCTCTCAAGGCCCCGGGCCCGTTCACCGTCTTCGCCCCAACCAACGAGGCGTTCGCGGCTTTGCTGGCCTCGAACCCCGCCTGGACCACGCTCGACGACATTCCCGCCGCCACGCTTGACGAGGTGCTCAAGTACCACGTGGTGCCCATGACGAAGGCGTATTCGGAGACGGTCGTGACCCTCACGAAGGTCAGCACGCTGGCTGGCAAGGACGTGACGATCGATGCCTCCGCGGGCGTGAAGCTCAACGGCACCACCAATGTGACCCTCGTGGACGTGCTCGCGAGCAACGGCGTGGTGCACGTCATCGACAAGGTGCTCTTGCCTCCCGCGGCCCCCGCACCGCAACCTCAGCCCCAAACCATCGTCGATGTGGCGGTGAGCAAGCCTGAGCTTTCGTCCTTGGTCGCCGCCGTACAGAAGGCCGAGCTCGTCACCACGCTAAGTGGCGCGGGCCCCTTCACCGTGTTTGCCCCGACCAACGAAGCGTTCACCGCGCTTCTGGCGGCTCTGAATACCAGCCTCGACGCGCTCACCAAGGAGGCTCTCACGCCGATTCTCACCTACCACGTGGTCTCGGGTGCCGTGAAGGCGGCCCAGGTGGTTGGCCTCAAGGGCGCCACCACGGTCAACGGCGCCGACATTCGCATCCGGGTCGACGGGGACAAGGTGTTCCTGACCGCAGGAAACGGCGCGGACATCCAGGTCACCATGACCGATATCGAAGCGTCGAACGGTGTCATTCACGTGATCAACAAGGTCATGGTGCCCCCGAAGACCATCCCCGAGGTCGCAACCGCGAACCCCAACTTCAGCTCGCTCGTGGCAGCTCTCGAGAGGGCCAACTTGGTCACGGCGCTGCAGGCCCCAGGTCCGTTCACGGTGTTCGCGCCCACCAACGAGGCCTTCGCGGCCTTGCTGGCCTCCAACCCCGCCTGGACCACCCTCAACGACATTCCTCTCGAGACGTTGGTGGCGGTGCTGCAATACCACGTGGTGCCCGGCACGAAGGCCTACTCCGAAACGGTGGTCACCTTGCCCAAGGTCTCGACATTACTCACGGGCAAGGACGTCACCATCGACGCCTCGGCAGGGGTGAAGCTCAACGGCACCACCACCGTCACGGCCACCGACGTGCTCGCCTCGAACGGGGTCATCCACGTCATCGACAAGGTGCTGCTGCCCCCGAACTAA